One genomic segment of Cellulophaga sp. HaHaR_3_176 includes these proteins:
- a CDS encoding HAMP domain-containing sensor histidine kinase, whose protein sequence is MIQEFPIATAIIDLNLKIKHYSKIWLKEFPTNNSTENSDVYFNDIPTIPEKVRSSVKSILSENSVFKKTLETKDENSIWFEWKLNGIKDKNNKITEVIIVAENITKSKKKEELLLKVESVSNIGAWEVDILTNNIFWTDTTKKIHEVPLSYTPTLEGGINFYKEGENRTKITNIVTEAMSNGTPWDEELQITTSTGKDLWVRAKGEAELIDNKCVRIFGTFQDIDNKKKEQIKFKEISDRLAIATSSSKIGIWEYDLFNEKLIWDDSMFEIYDVKKGSIKDINDYWIKSLHPDDKERYLRERRSATTNSKGFDSEFRILWPNGEVRYIKTNFTLQKDKKGNPNRLIGTNWDITELKKTQLKLTKNEESFKGVFENSAIGMALVGLDGSWLDVNDSICNSLGYTKEELLQSNFQEITHKDDLKSNLNHLSKILKGTTKDYQVEKKYIHKNGSIVNAIVTITPIKDYQEKTTHILAQIIDITSRITAENETKNLISITKTQNRSLLNFAHIVSHNLRSHSTNLSMLTTFLNEEEDKTEKKEIENMLIDASESLNESVHHLNDVVQITTTIKEKIKEVNIFNSIKRVRKNISVLLKEKGTICNIDMPIDLIIVAVPAYLDSILLNLFTNAVKYSANDKTLEINIKHKIKDNKTVIYFSDNGLGIDLKRHGKKLFGMYKTFHKHEDSKGIGLFITKNQIEAMNGEIKVKSEVGVGTTFILTFMNQKTI, encoded by the coding sequence ATGATTCAAGAATTTCCAATTGCTACAGCAATTATAGATTTAAATCTAAAAATTAAACATTATTCAAAAATATGGTTAAAAGAATTTCCTACAAATAACTCAACAGAAAATTCTGATGTTTATTTTAATGACATACCAACTATACCTGAAAAAGTAAGGTCAAGTGTAAAAAGTATTTTATCTGAAAATAGTGTTTTTAAAAAAACATTAGAAACAAAAGATGAAAATAGTATCTGGTTTGAGTGGAAATTAAATGGCATTAAAGACAAAAATAACAAAATAACTGAGGTTATAATTGTTGCCGAAAATATTACAAAAAGCAAGAAAAAAGAAGAGTTATTATTAAAAGTAGAAAGCGTATCTAACATTGGTGCTTGGGAGGTTGACATATTAACAAATAATATATTTTGGACTGACACTACAAAAAAAATTCACGAAGTACCTTTATCATATACGCCTACTTTAGAAGGAGGTATAAATTTTTATAAAGAAGGCGAAAACAGAACTAAAATAACAAATATTGTTACTGAAGCCATGAGTAACGGAACCCCTTGGGATGAAGAGTTACAAATAACAACATCGACTGGTAAAGACCTTTGGGTTAGAGCTAAAGGTGAAGCTGAATTAATTGATAATAAATGTGTTAGGATTTTTGGGACATTTCAGGATATTGATAATAAAAAAAAAGAACAAATAAAATTCAAAGAGATTTCTGACAGGCTAGCAATTGCTACTAGCTCATCAAAAATTGGTATTTGGGAATATGACTTGTTTAATGAAAAACTTATTTGGGATGATAGTATGTTTGAAATTTACGATGTAAAAAAAGGTTCGATAAAAGATATTAATGATTATTGGATAAAAAGTTTACATCCTGATGATAAAGAAAGGTACCTAAGAGAAAGAAGGTCAGCCACAACTAACTCAAAAGGTTTTGATTCTGAATTTAGAATTTTATGGCCAAATGGCGAAGTCCGGTATATAAAAACCAATTTCACCCTTCAAAAAGATAAAAAAGGGAACCCTAATAGATTAATTGGCACCAATTGGGATATTACAGAGCTGAAAAAAACACAACTTAAACTTACAAAAAACGAAGAATCGTTTAAAGGCGTTTTTGAAAACTCGGCTATTGGTATGGCTTTAGTAGGTTTAGATGGTAGTTGGTTAGATGTTAATGATAGTATTTGCAACAGTTTAGGGTATACAAAAGAAGAATTGCTACAGTCTAACTTTCAAGAAATAACACATAAAGATGATTTGAAAAGTAATTTGAATCACCTTTCTAAAATTTTAAAAGGAACAACTAAAGATTATCAGGTTGAGAAAAAATATATACATAAAAATGGATCAATTGTTAATGCTATAGTTACAATAACACCAATCAAAGATTATCAAGAAAAAACAACACATATTCTAGCCCAAATTATTGACATAACCTCTAGAATAACAGCAGAAAATGAAACTAAAAATTTAATCTCAATTACTAAAACCCAAAATAGAAGTCTATTAAACTTTGCTCATATCGTTTCTCATAACTTAAGATCTCATTCTACAAATTTATCAATGCTAACCACTTTTTTAAATGAAGAAGAAGACAAAACTGAGAAAAAAGAAATTGAAAATATGCTTATTGATGCTTCTGAAAGTTTAAATGAAAGTGTGCACCACCTTAATGATGTTGTACAGATAACAACAACTATTAAAGAAAAAATTAAAGAAGTAAATATTTTTAACTCTATTAAAAGGGTTAGAAAAAATATAAGTGTACTGTTAAAAGAAAAAGGGACCATTTGCAACATTGATATGCCTATAGATTTAATTATAGTTGCCGTTCCTGCTTATTTAGATAGCATATTGCTTAATTTATTTACCAATGCTGTAAAATATAGTGCTAATGATAAAACTTTAGAAATAAATATAAAACACAAGATTAAAGACAACAAAACTGTCATTTATTTTTCTGATAATGGTTTAGGAATAGATTTAAAACGCCATGGCAAAAAACTTTTTGGCATGTATAAAACTTTTCATAAACATGAAGACTCTAAAGGTATTGGCCTTTTTATAACTAAAAACCAAATTGAGGCAATGAATGGCGAAATTAAAGTAAAAAGCGAAGTAGGTGTCGGAACCACTTTCATTTTAACTTTTATGAACCAAAAAACAATTTAA
- a CDS encoding response regulator: MTEIIDTCVIDDDPICVFGMKRAMKGLNFSKNISVYTNGLDAINGFKKILTEGKKLPSVVFLDLNMPIMDGWEFLEDFVKIPNHNREGVNIYIISSSVDPADILRAKEISAVTNYYIKPITSKGLNEILEELIDS; the protein is encoded by the coding sequence ATGACTGAAATAATAGACACTTGCGTAATTGATGATGATCCGATATGCGTATTCGGAATGAAAAGAGCTATGAAAGGATTAAATTTCAGTAAAAACATCTCTGTTTATACAAATGGTTTAGATGCAATTAACGGCTTTAAAAAAATATTAACTGAAGGAAAAAAACTACCATCAGTTGTTTTTTTAGATTTAAACATGCCTATAATGGATGGGTGGGAGTTTTTAGAAGATTTTGTAAAAATACCAAACCACAACAGAGAAGGTGTTAATATTTATATTATAAGCTCATCTGTAGACCCAGCAGACATTTTAAGAGCAAAAGAGATTAGTGCGGTTACCAATTATTATATAAAACCTATTACTTCAAAAGGGTTAAACGAAATTTTAGAAGAACTGATTGACTCATAA
- a CDS encoding PAS domain-containing sensor histidine kinase, translated as MNLLMEDAHEVARTGGWEADLITNEILWTKMVNIIHEVPLDYIPKTFEECFEHFKEGEHRDKIYALANKTISDGTPWDEEAIMITGKGKEIWIRTKGEAEFKNGVCTRLFGICQDINDFKLAQLSYRESATQLKRAVTASKVGSWEYNLNNGETVWDEMCYELHGLDKKTAIENPYRIWKKAIHPDDFEAVKNELLLYYKGIGLGTIEYRVILPNKTIRYIKATVTFLNESNNKYYKAIGIAQDVTKEKTSEKQLKEFANLTGEQNNSLTNFAHMVSHDLRSHSTNLSVLTSLLIDKKYSESEKSEILEMLKKATESLNSTVCNLNEVVQSNSQEIKGKLVSVNLLQAITTVQNNIGVIFKEKKAICVLDISSDHKVTVVPAYLDSILLNLFTNSLKYCSLIKSPIIQITTVKEKDTLVMTFADNGKGIDIIKHGKTIFGMNKTFHRNKDARGVGLYITKNQIEAMGGFISVESEVNIGTTFTITFKI; from the coding sequence ATGAATCTTCTAATGGAAGATGCTCATGAAGTTGCCAGAACGGGTGGCTGGGAAGCCGATTTAATTACCAATGAAATCCTTTGGACAAAAATGGTTAATATTATTCATGAAGTTCCTTTAGATTATATTCCAAAAACGTTTGAAGAGTGTTTTGAACATTTTAAGGAAGGAGAACACCGTGACAAAATATATGCGCTTGCAAATAAAACGATTTCTGATGGCACCCCTTGGGATGAAGAAGCTATAATGATAACAGGCAAAGGCAAGGAAATCTGGATACGTACAAAGGGTGAAGCTGAGTTTAAAAACGGTGTTTGCACACGTCTTTTTGGAATTTGCCAAGATATAAACGATTTTAAATTAGCCCAATTATCCTATAGAGAATCTGCCACTCAACTTAAAAGAGCTGTTACGGCATCGAAAGTTGGGTCTTGGGAGTATAATTTAAATAACGGAGAAACTGTTTGGGATGAAATGTGCTACGAATTACACGGTTTAGACAAAAAAACGGCAATAGAAAACCCGTATAGAATATGGAAAAAGGCAATACACCCTGACGATTTTGAGGCTGTAAAAAACGAACTTTTGCTTTATTATAAAGGAATTGGGTTAGGCACAATTGAATATAGAGTCATTTTACCTAACAAAACTATCAGATACATAAAGGCAACGGTTACGTTTTTAAACGAGTCAAATAATAAATACTATAAAGCAATAGGTATTGCTCAAGATGTAACCAAAGAAAAAACATCGGAGAAGCAACTGAAAGAATTTGCAAATTTAACTGGAGAACAAAATAATAGCCTGACTAATTTTGCTCATATGGTTTCTCATGATTTACGTTCACATTCTACAAATTTATCGGTATTAACATCATTATTAATAGATAAAAAATATTCTGAAAGTGAAAAAAGCGAGATACTAGAAATGCTTAAAAAAGCTACAGAAAGCCTAAATAGCACTGTTTGTAATTTAAATGAAGTTGTACAATCTAATAGTCAAGAAATTAAAGGAAAATTAGTTTCTGTAAATCTGTTACAAGCTATTACTACTGTACAAAATAACATAGGAGTTATATTTAAAGAAAAAAAGGCTATTTGTGTTTTAGATATATCATCAGACCACAAGGTAACTGTTGTACCAGCCTATCTTGATAGTATATTACTCAACTTATTTACAAATAGTTTAAAATACTGCTCTCTTATCAAATCCCCTATTATTCAAATTACTACCGTTAAAGAAAAAGATACTTTAGTGATGACATTTGCTGATAATGGAAAAGGGATAGATATTATTAAACACGGTAAAACAATTTTTGGAATGAATAAAACTTTCCATAGAAATAAAGATGCCCGTGGTGTTGGGTTGTATATTACTAAAAATCAAATTGAAGCAATGGGCGGCTTTATATCAGTAGAGAGCGAAGTGAATATCGGAACTACTTTTACAATAACTTTTAAAATTTAA
- a CDS encoding response regulator has protein sequence MSEKNKKVFFIDDDSIFIFVSTKLIEEEDFCENLEVFEHGKNAIEALVDTSNSNQSLPEIIFLDLSMPVMSGWEFLDSFQAAPILNKESIKIIVMSSSINPSEIDMIKSYPIVHDYIVKPLTPADLNKIKNS, from the coding sequence ATGTCAGAAAAAAATAAGAAAGTCTTTTTTATAGATGATGATTCTATATTTATTTTCGTTTCAACAAAACTTATTGAAGAAGAGGATTTTTGCGAAAATCTTGAAGTTTTTGAACATGGAAAAAATGCAATAGAAGCTCTTGTAGACACAAGTAATTCAAATCAGAGTCTACCTGAAATTATTTTTTTAGATTTAAGCATGCCTGTCATGAGCGGCTGGGAATTTTTAGATAGTTTTCAGGCTGCTCCAATTTTGAACAAAGAGTCTATAAAGATTATTGTTATGAGTTCATCCATTAACCCATCAGAAATAGACATGATAAAATCATACCCTATTGTTCATGATTATATCGTTAAACCATTAACTCCGGCTGATTTAAACAAAATTAAAAATTCTTAA
- a CDS encoding DUF5689 domain-containing protein, which yields MKLNSKIVRFYSGIFLLISTLYSCVKNRDFKSQETNCSNTLKANASYADVKDLYVDKTIQIQEDLIIEGYVISSDEAGNFFSELYFQDKSNNPTEGFQIEVDARETHLIYPIGRKIILNLKGLYLGKSKGVYKVGGVFASFGNQSVGRLPASVLEQHISISCGEVVNVIPKVITLNDSLNNYINTLVSINKIEFIGDDLGLSFAITREETLRTLTNCDDQKIGLLNSGFSDFQNSILPFKKGSVTAVLTKENDDFFLRIRSLNDIYFIEDRCEDLVDEFTSREVFISEIADPDNNSKARFVELFNSGANTISLKNWNLSRYTNANTETSSSINLSENDLEPGATLVIASNGGEFENTYGFSADIIGGTGSAADSNGDDTIVLIDPFGEIIDIFGVVGEDGSSTNHEFEDGKAVRKFNIVQANPVFNFNEWIIYNDTGDSGTINQPQNAPQDFNPGQN from the coding sequence ATGAAGCTAAATAGTAAAATTGTTAGATTTTATTCTGGGATATTCTTGTTAATTTCAACATTATACTCTTGTGTTAAAAACAGAGATTTTAAAAGCCAAGAAACAAACTGTTCAAATACATTAAAAGCGAATGCTTCTTATGCCGATGTAAAAGATTTGTATGTTGATAAAACAATTCAAATTCAGGAAGATTTAATTATTGAAGGGTATGTAATTTCTTCTGATGAAGCTGGTAATTTTTTTAGTGAGTTATATTTTCAAGATAAATCAAATAACCCAACCGAAGGGTTTCAAATAGAAGTTGATGCTCGTGAAACACATTTAATTTATCCGATAGGAAGAAAGATTATTTTAAACCTAAAGGGGCTCTATTTGGGTAAAAGTAAAGGTGTTTATAAAGTTGGTGGTGTTTTTGCTTCTTTCGGTAATCAGTCTGTCGGCAGATTACCAGCTTCAGTATTAGAGCAACACATCTCTATATCATGTGGTGAAGTTGTTAATGTTATCCCTAAAGTTATAACACTAAATGATTCTTTAAATAATTACATAAACACTTTAGTATCTATAAATAAGATAGAATTTATTGGTGATGATTTAGGCCTGTCTTTTGCGATAACAAGAGAGGAAACTTTAAGAACATTAACGAATTGCGATGATCAAAAAATAGGTTTATTGAATAGTGGTTTTTCAGACTTTCAAAATTCTATTTTACCTTTTAAAAAAGGAAGTGTTACTGCTGTTTTGACAAAAGAAAATGATGACTTTTTTTTAAGAATACGAAGTTTAAACGATATATATTTTATAGAAGACCGTTGTGAAGATTTAGTTGATGAATTTACATCTAGAGAAGTTTTTATATCAGAGATTGCTGATCCTGATAATAACTCTAAAGCTCGTTTTGTCGAACTATTTAATAGTGGAGCAAATACCATAAGTTTAAAAAATTGGAATTTAAGTAGGTATACAAATGCAAATACAGAAACTAGTTCTAGTATAAATTTATCAGAAAATGACTTAGAACCAGGTGCTACACTTGTTATTGCATCAAATGGTGGTGAATTTGAAAATACGTATGGATTTTCAGCAGATATAATTGGGGGTACTGGTAGTGCTGCAGATTCTAATGGAGATGATACAATTGTATTAATAGACCCTTTTGGTGAAATTATAGATATTTTTGGCGTAGTTGGTGAAGATGGATCAAGTACAAACCATGAGTTTGAAGATGGTAAGGCTGTTCGTAAATTTAATATAGTGCAAGCTAACCCTGTTTTCAATTTTAATGAATGGATTATTTATAATGATACAGGTGATTCAGGAACTATAAACCAGCCCCAAAATGCTCCACAAGATTTTAATCCAGGGCAAAATTAA
- a CDS encoding TonB-dependent receptor → MPNNMFSQSTLFVKGKIVSRESKKILTGVSVKFEGGLITADTDEFGNFSLKNENLIDNILFIQAPNYRIKRIPLSLDGVDVDLGLIYLELDIEIEQTDNLISLTDSELFDDEISSSSSGLLQATKDIYLTKAAFDFGQAFFKVRGYDSQNGKVLVNGLSMNKFYGGRPQWNNFGGLNDVTRNQQFSNGLEASSYTFGGVLGVTNIDTRPSKMRPGFRVSTSASNRTYGGRLMATYTSSIQNSEFTYSFSGSRRWSKQGYVDGTLYDAYSLFGVIEYKINTKNTIMLTGIMASNRRGRSSAVTEEVFELLGNRYNPYWGEQDGEIRNSRERKIAEPILMLNYYHETEKIKIHTGLAYQTGINSKSRLGYYNAPNPDPTYYRYLPSFYINSPIGANFLSANQAKDGFLENPQLNWNTIYTANNKDKAAYVLYDDVNKDQQFLFNTNASLNINPILNLNLGFSYKNLTSKNYALINDLFGANIHEDIDVFSNTLNNVDGDLEKRENEIFNYNYIFRASEFDAFVQLQMHKKNWNAFLAVNQSAINYQREGVFTNERFLDNSKGESEKLSFLGIGVKGGVLYKVDGRNWLSINIAHINKAPILQNVFINPRENNKIVSDLKLENIQTFDTSYIVRLPKLVGRLTGFHTLFKNTTDVNFFFVDTGVGSDFVQEVLTSLDKRHLGIELGLEYELSSSVKLTAAAGVGKYVYANNPNVSINFDTAGAEEDLINLEGNLNLGQAKIKDYKLAQGPQQAFAIGINYRDPKYWWAGLTANYLANNYANISTITRTESFYFDPETGDKFPDATKENVLKLLQQKPLDNFYLLNLIGGKSWLKKGKYVSAFVSINNVFDVKYRSGGYEQSRNGNYGQLKQDNLSGTPSFGTKYWYGYGRTYFLNLAISF, encoded by the coding sequence ATGCCAAATAACATGTTTTCTCAAAGTACTCTTTTTGTTAAAGGAAAGATTGTAAGTCGTGAATCAAAAAAAATATTAACAGGTGTTTCCGTTAAGTTTGAAGGAGGGTTAATAACGGCTGATACAGATGAGTTTGGTAACTTCAGTCTTAAAAATGAAAATTTAATTGATAATATACTTTTTATTCAAGCGCCTAATTATCGCATAAAAAGAATACCATTGTCTTTAGATGGTGTTGATGTTGATTTAGGGCTTATTTATCTAGAATTAGATATAGAAATAGAACAAACTGATAATTTAATTTCTTTGACTGATTCTGAGTTGTTTGATGATGAAATAAGTTCAAGTTCGTCAGGTTTATTGCAAGCTACAAAAGATATTTATTTAACTAAAGCTGCATTCGATTTTGGTCAAGCATTTTTTAAAGTACGTGGTTACGATTCTCAAAATGGAAAAGTTCTAGTTAATGGACTTTCAATGAATAAGTTTTATGGCGGTCGTCCGCAATGGAATAATTTTGGAGGATTGAATGATGTTACAAGAAATCAACAATTTTCAAACGGCCTAGAGGCTTCATCATACACTTTTGGAGGTGTTTTAGGAGTAACAAATATAGATACACGACCCTCTAAAATGCGACCTGGCTTTCGGGTTTCTACTTCAGCTTCAAACCGTACTTACGGTGGCAGATTAATGGCAACGTATACTTCTTCAATACAAAATAGTGAATTTACATATAGTTTTTCAGGTTCTAGAAGATGGTCTAAACAAGGGTATGTAGATGGAACTTTATATGATGCATATTCTCTTTTTGGGGTAATTGAATATAAAATAAATACAAAAAACACTATTATGTTAACAGGCATTATGGCATCTAATAGAAGAGGTCGATCTTCAGCAGTTACTGAAGAGGTGTTTGAGCTTTTAGGTAACAGGTATAATCCATATTGGGGAGAGCAAGATGGTGAAATTAGAAACTCTAGAGAACGAAAAATTGCTGAACCAATACTAATGCTTAATTATTATCATGAAACAGAAAAAATAAAAATTCACACAGGGTTAGCATATCAAACAGGAATAAATTCAAAAAGTAGATTGGGGTATTATAACGCCCCAAACCCTGACCCTACTTATTATAGATATTTACCTAGTTTTTATATAAACAGCCCGATAGGAGCAAATTTTTTAAGTGCTAATCAAGCAAAAGATGGATTTTTAGAAAACCCACAATTAAACTGGAATACTATTTATACCGCAAATAATAAAGATAAAGCCGCTTATGTATTGTATGATGATGTTAATAAAGACCAACAGTTTTTATTTAATACAAATGCCAGTTTAAACATTAACCCCATTTTGAATTTAAACCTTGGTTTTTCTTATAAAAATTTAACCTCAAAAAACTATGCTTTAATTAATGATTTGTTTGGAGCTAATATTCATGAAGATATAGATGTTTTTTCGAATACATTAAATAATGTAGATGGTGATTTAGAGAAGCGAGAGAATGAAATTTTTAATTATAATTACATTTTCAGAGCTTCTGAATTTGATGCTTTTGTGCAATTACAGATGCATAAAAAAAACTGGAATGCTTTTTTAGCAGTGAATCAGTCTGCAATTAATTACCAAAGGGAAGGCGTGTTTACAAATGAAAGATTCTTAGACAACTCAAAAGGGGAAAGTGAAAAGTTAAGTTTTTTAGGAATAGGTGTAAAAGGTGGGGTGTTATATAAAGTTGATGGAAGAAATTGGCTATCAATCAATATTGCACATATTAATAAAGCACCAATTTTACAGAATGTTTTTATAAACCCAAGAGAAAACAACAAAATTGTATCAGATTTGAAGTTAGAAAACATTCAGACTTTTGATACATCTTATATTGTTAGATTACCAAAATTAGTAGGTAGGTTGACAGGTTTTCATACACTGTTTAAAAATACTACTGATGTAAATTTCTTTTTTGTGGATACGGGTGTAGGTTCTGATTTTGTGCAAGAAGTTCTAACAAGTTTAGATAAAAGGCATTTGGGTATTGAGTTGGGTTTGGAATACGAACTTTCATCATCAGTAAAATTAACAGCAGCAGCTGGTGTAGGTAAATATGTATATGCAAACAACCCTAATGTCTCAATTAATTTTGATACAGCAGGAGCAGAGGAAGATTTGATAAATTTAGAAGGTAATTTAAATTTAGGGCAAGCAAAAATTAAAGATTACAAATTAGCACAAGGGCCTCAACAGGCATTTGCTATTGGTATAAATTATAGAGATCCAAAATATTGGTGGGCAGGTTTAACGGCAAATTATTTAGCTAATAATTATGCGAATATATCGACAATAACAAGAACAGAAAGTTTTTACTTTGATCCAGAAACAGGTGATAAATTCCCTGATGCTACAAAAGAAAATGTTTTAAAGTTATTACAGCAAAAACCTTTAGATAATTTTTATTTATTGAATTTAATAGGAGGTAAATCATGGCTAAAAAAAGGCAAATATGTAAGTGCTTTTGTAAGTATTAATAATGTGTTTGATGTAAAATATAGATCAGGTGGATACGAACAGAGTAGAAACGGAAATTATGGGCAATTGAAACAAGATAATTTAAGTGGTACGCCTTCATTCGGTACCAAATATTGGTACGGGTACGGACGAACTTATTTTTTGAACTTGGCTATAAGCTTTTAA
- a CDS encoding endonuclease/exonuclease/phosphatase family protein, giving the protein MRISILLIMILFYNYSVSQKKTYQVKTIAFYNVENLFDITNDSLTFDDDRTPDGKDNWTKKRYDKKIETISKVLSEIGFETSNSSADIIGLCEVENKQVVEDLIHHPNLRQKNYGIVHFDSPDERGIDVALLYKKSAFIPSSFNSHRLLLFKDDGFRDYSRDQLVVGGYLGDEYFNFIVNHWPSRSGGEARSKPNRIAAAKLNKRIIDSILRTDINAKIISMGDLNDDPTSDSLKKILRTEGKIKNIEENTLFNPMERLHKKGVGSLAYRDKWNLFDQIFFTSNLVNTNRENYTFWKVGIYNPTYLIDQKGRYKGYPLRTYAGGSYVGGYSDHFPVYMHLLKEKRAE; this is encoded by the coding sequence ATGAGAATAAGCATCCTTTTAATAATGATTTTATTCTATAATTACAGTGTGTCACAAAAGAAAACATATCAAGTTAAAACAATTGCTTTTTATAATGTTGAAAATTTATTTGACATCACAAATGATTCTCTGACTTTTGATGACGACCGAACACCTGACGGGAAAGATAATTGGACAAAAAAACGATATGATAAAAAAATAGAAACCATATCTAAAGTATTATCTGAAATAGGTTTTGAAACATCTAATTCATCTGCTGATATCATAGGTTTATGCGAAGTTGAAAATAAACAAGTTGTTGAAGATTTGATACATCACCCCAACCTACGCCAAAAAAATTACGGTATAGTTCATTTTGACTCTCCAGATGAGCGAGGTATAGATGTTGCCTTACTTTATAAAAAATCGGCATTCATTCCTAGTTCTTTTAATAGTCATAGATTATTACTTTTTAAAGATGACGGTTTCAGAGATTACTCTAGAGATCAATTGGTTGTTGGCGGGTATTTAGGTGATGAATATTTCAATTTTATCGTTAATCATTGGCCTTCAAGAAGTGGAGGTGAAGCCAGAAGTAAACCAAACAGAATTGCCGCAGCAAAACTAAATAAGAGAATTATCGATTCTATTTTAAGAACGGATATAAATGCCAAAATAATTAGTATGGGAGATTTAAATGATGACCCAACTAGTGATAGTTTAAAAAAGATTTTACGAACAGAAGGTAAAATAAAAAACATCGAAGAAAATACACTTTTTAACCCTATGGAAAGGCTACATAAAAAAGGTGTTGGATCATTAGCGTATAGAGATAAATGGAATTTATTTGATCAGATTTTTTTTACTAGTAACTTAGTTAATACAAACAGAGAAAATTATACATTTTGGAAAGTTGGAATCTACAACCCAACCTATCTTATTGATCAAAAAGGTCGTTATAAAGGTTATCCATTAAGAACTTATGCAGGCGGTAGCTATGTAGGTGGCTACAGCGACCATTTTCCTGTATACATGCATTTATTAAAAGAAAAAAGAGCCGAATAG